The proteins below come from a single Crossiella sp. CA-258035 genomic window:
- a CDS encoding IclR family transcriptional regulator codes for MPSDCDREPRAAGSVQSVDRAVSVLEILARDGEAGVTEIAAELGVHKSTAFRLLGVLEDRGLVAQTEDRGKYHLGLGIIRLAGATAARLDITQQSRQVCAELAQEVGETVNVAISDLEAAAAVNVTQARGTAAVSSQNWVGRRTPLHATSSGKVLLAHMRPDEVRRVLGRRLEGFTDHTITSTRRLREELVVVAQRGFASCVEELEIGLNALAAPIRSYEGAVIAAISISGPSYRLTEERLPEVAEQVVAAGAEVSRRMGWA; via the coding sequence ATGCCCAGCGATTGCGACCGCGAACCCCGTGCCGCCGGTTCGGTGCAGTCCGTCGACCGGGCGGTGAGCGTGCTGGAGATCCTGGCCAGGGACGGCGAGGCCGGGGTCACCGAGATCGCCGCCGAGCTGGGCGTGCACAAGTCCACCGCCTTCCGGCTGCTCGGCGTGCTGGAGGACCGGGGGCTGGTCGCGCAGACCGAGGACCGTGGCAAGTACCACCTGGGCCTGGGCATCATCCGGCTGGCCGGAGCCACCGCGGCCCGCCTGGACATCACCCAGCAGAGCCGCCAGGTGTGCGCGGAGCTGGCGCAGGAGGTGGGCGAGACGGTCAACGTGGCCATCTCCGACCTGGAGGCCGCGGCCGCGGTCAACGTCACCCAGGCCCGCGGCACCGCGGCGGTGAGCAGCCAGAACTGGGTCGGCAGGCGCACCCCGCTGCACGCCACCTCCAGCGGCAAGGTGCTGCTGGCGCACATGCGCCCGGACGAGGTGCGCCGGGTGCTGGGCCGCCGCCTCGAGGGCTTCACCGACCACACCATCACCTCCACCCGCAGGCTCCGCGAGGAGCTGGTCGTGGTCGCGCAACGCGGCTTCGCCTCCTGTGTCGAGGAGCTGGAGATCGGGCTCAACGCCCTCGCCGCCCCGATCCGGTCCTACGAGGGCGCGGTGATCGCCGCGATCAGCATCTCCGGCCCGTCCTATCGACTCACCGAAGAGCGCCTGCCGGAAGTCGCCGAACAGGTGGTGGCCGCCGGCGCCGAGGTCTCCAGGCGGATGGGCTGGGCCTGA
- a CDS encoding bifunctional 3-phenylpropionate/cinnamic acid dioxygenase ferredoxin subunit: MIAVCRLDELPPGEAVRLLADVPVAVFNVDGELYAIDDTCSHQDASLAEGYLEGCFVECPLHAASFDLRTGRPTCLPAKKPVRTHRVSVADGVIYLHRPAEQGVA; encoded by the coding sequence ATGATCGCCGTCTGCCGCCTCGACGAACTGCCCCCAGGAGAGGCCGTGCGGCTGCTGGCCGATGTGCCGGTCGCCGTGTTCAACGTCGACGGCGAGCTGTACGCCATCGACGACACCTGCTCCCACCAGGACGCCAGCCTCGCCGAGGGCTACCTGGAGGGCTGCTTCGTGGAATGCCCGCTGCACGCGGCCAGCTTCGACCTGCGCACCGGCCGCCCGACCTGCCTGCCCGCGAAGAAGCCGGTGCGCACGCACCGGGTCAGCGTCGCGGACGGGGTGATCTACCTGCACAGACCGGCCGAGCAGGGCGTCGCATGA
- a CDS encoding FAD-dependent oxidoreductase, with amino-acid sequence MRSVAVIGAALAGLSAARALRDQGFQGRLTIIGAESHRPYDRPPLSKNFLLGTIGPADLALAEESELAELDAEWLLGQTVSHLSPGLGALELADGRRLRCDGAVIATGATPRSLPGAEFLAGVHVLRTLDDAVALRADLVQGSPRVVVVGAGFIGAEVAASCAALGLHVTIVEAAPLPLAPVLGQEMAAHCLGLHADHGVRLLCGVGVGGLLGQGRVTGVELADGRRLPADVVVVGIGVRPSTGWLHGSGLPLDNGVSCDAGGVTRLPNVIAVGDVANLAGRRVEHWTNAAEQPTVAVANLLAGRTLHTGRSAPYFWSDQYGVRIQFAGHTRPGDEVRIAEGEPDSRSFLAVYEREGRTVAALALNRAKPFTRIRRALAAV; translated from the coding sequence ATGAGATCCGTGGCGGTCATCGGCGCCGCGCTGGCCGGCCTGTCGGCCGCGCGGGCGTTGCGGGACCAGGGTTTCCAGGGGCGGCTCACCATCATCGGCGCGGAGTCGCACCGGCCCTACGACCGGCCGCCGCTGTCGAAGAACTTCCTGCTCGGCACCATCGGCCCGGCGGACCTCGCGCTGGCCGAGGAGTCCGAGCTGGCCGAGCTGGACGCCGAATGGCTGCTCGGCCAGACGGTCAGCCACCTCTCCCCCGGCCTGGGCGCGCTGGAGCTGGCCGATGGCAGGCGGCTGCGCTGCGACGGCGCGGTGATCGCCACCGGCGCGACCCCGCGCAGCCTGCCCGGCGCGGAGTTCCTGGCCGGGGTGCACGTGCTGCGCACCCTGGACGACGCCGTCGCGCTGCGCGCCGACCTGGTCCAGGGCTCGCCGAGGGTGGTGGTGGTCGGCGCGGGCTTCATCGGCGCGGAGGTCGCGGCCAGCTGCGCCGCGCTCGGCCTGCACGTGACCATCGTGGAGGCCGCTCCCCTGCCGCTGGCTCCGGTGCTGGGCCAGGAGATGGCCGCGCACTGCCTCGGCCTGCATGCCGACCACGGCGTCCGGCTGCTCTGCGGGGTCGGGGTGGGCGGGCTGCTCGGGCAGGGCCGGGTCACCGGGGTGGAACTGGCCGACGGCCGCCGCCTGCCCGCCGACGTGGTGGTGGTCGGCATCGGCGTCCGGCCCAGCACCGGCTGGCTGCACGGTTCCGGACTGCCCCTGGACAACGGCGTCAGCTGCGACGCGGGCGGGGTGACCAGGCTGCCCAACGTGATCGCGGTCGGCGACGTGGCCAACCTGGCCGGCCGCCGGGTCGAGCACTGGACCAACGCCGCCGAACAGCCCACGGTCGCGGTGGCCAACCTGCTGGCCGGGCGGACCCTGCACACCGGGCGCAGCGCGCCGTACTTCTGGTCCGACCAGTACGGGGTGCGCATCCAGTTCGCCGGGCACACCCGGCCGGGCGATGAGGTCCGCATCGCCGAGGGCGAACCGGACTCGCGCAGCTTCCTGGCCGTCTACGAACGCGAGGGCCGGACCGTGGCCGCCCTCGCTCTCAACCGCGCCAAGCCCTTCACCCGCATCCGCCGCGCCCTGGCCGCAGTCTGA
- a CDS encoding VWA domain-containing protein — MRRLAAAACVLALAAACTGSPPEPVRLSVLASSELADLAPVLAELKRDTGVDLAMDYRGTVEASNALNPGEYRHDLAWLSSDRYFQLRTRKSGQHGPAPVSTRTMLSPLVVGVKASKAKQLRASVPGGQPTWADLAAKAAAGEFSFGMADPHVTGSGLSALIGVATAAAGTGVSLRPEDVACDKLRGFFTGQAFTANSTTGLATEYVKRQDQVDALVNHESVLLSLQAGGQLREPLEILYPRDGIVLSDYPLLLLDNAKRAAYDKVAEWLRSERAQRMIMERTARRPIDPALPRTEALRPEIGNSLYFPDRQEVVDTLLAAYDRATSGAGRQVVFVLDFSASMAGNRIEELRAAFRELSGAGGFDRFHRGETITVLRFAGQVLEEQTVTVSGPDDLDPVNRALATGGLGKGTAIWSALAQAYRTVKGPASVVLMTDGENNTGIGLEQFLRERETLPAEAKSAPTYAIRFGSADPAELTRAARATGGRLVEAAQTSLLAAVKEIRGCG, encoded by the coding sequence ATGAGACGCCTGGCCGCCGCCGCGTGCGTGCTGGCCCTGGCCGCCGCCTGCACCGGCAGTCCGCCGGAGCCGGTCCGGCTGTCCGTGCTGGCCAGCTCCGAGCTGGCCGACCTGGCCCCGGTGCTGGCGGAGCTGAAGCGGGACACCGGGGTCGACCTGGCCATGGACTACCGGGGCACGGTCGAGGCCAGCAACGCGCTCAACCCCGGCGAGTACCGGCACGACCTGGCCTGGCTGTCCTCCGACCGCTACTTCCAGCTGCGCACCCGCAAGTCCGGTCAGCACGGCCCGGCCCCGGTCAGCACCCGCACCATGCTCTCCCCGCTGGTGGTCGGCGTGAAAGCGAGCAAGGCCAAGCAGTTGCGGGCGAGCGTGCCCGGCGGCCAGCCGACCTGGGCCGACCTCGCGGCCAAGGCCGCCGCCGGTGAGTTCAGCTTCGGCATGGCTGACCCGCACGTCACCGGCAGCGGACTGTCCGCGCTGATCGGGGTGGCCACCGCGGCCGCCGGCACCGGGGTCTCGCTGCGGCCGGAGGACGTGGCCTGTGACAAGCTGCGCGGCTTCTTCACCGGCCAGGCCTTCACCGCCAACAGCACCACCGGCCTGGCCACGGAGTACGTCAAACGGCAGGACCAGGTCGACGCGCTGGTCAACCACGAGTCGGTGCTGCTGTCCCTGCAAGCCGGCGGACAGCTCAGGGAACCGCTGGAGATCCTCTACCCGCGGGACGGCATCGTCCTGTCGGACTACCCGCTGCTGTTGCTGGACAACGCCAAACGCGCCGCCTACGACAAGGTGGCCGAATGGCTGCGGTCCGAACGCGCACAGCGGATGATCATGGAGCGGACCGCGCGGCGGCCGATCGACCCCGCGCTGCCGCGCACCGAGGCGCTGCGCCCGGAGATCGGCAACTCGCTGTACTTCCCGGACCGGCAGGAGGTGGTGGACACCCTGCTCGCCGCCTACGACCGGGCCACCTCCGGCGCGGGCAGGCAGGTGGTGTTCGTGCTGGACTTCTCCGCCTCCATGGCGGGCAACCGGATCGAGGAGCTGCGGGCGGCGTTCCGGGAGCTCAGCGGCGCGGGCGGGTTCGACCGCTTCCACCGCGGCGAGACCATCACCGTGCTCCGCTTCGCCGGGCAGGTGCTGGAGGAGCAGACGGTCACCGTGTCCGGCCCCGACGACCTGGACCCGGTCAACCGTGCGCTGGCCACCGGCGGGCTGGGCAAGGGCACCGCGATCTGGTCCGCGCTGGCCCAGGCATACCGCACGGTCAAGGGCCCGGCCTCGGTCGTGCTGATGACCGACGGCGAGAACAACACCGGCATCGGCCTCGAGCAGTTCCTGCGCGAGCGGGAAACCCTGCCCGCCGAGGCGAAGTCGGCGCCCACGTACGCGATCCGCTTCGGCTCGGCCGACCCGGCGGAACTGACCAGGGCCGCGCGCGCCACCGGCGGCCGCCTGGTCGAGGCCGCCCAGACCTCGCTGCTCGCGGCGGTGAAGGAGATCCGTGGCTGTGGATAA
- a CDS encoding nucleoside deaminase has protein sequence MLAVAVEEARAGLAEGGIPIGAALFGADGTLLGRGHNRRVQDGDASTHGETAAFRNAGRQSSYRGTTMVTTLSPCWYCSGLIRQFGISNLVVGESRTFTGQHEWLAEHGVRVTLLDDPECVALMTEFIAANPELWHEDIGVD, from the coding sequence ATGCTGGCGGTCGCGGTCGAGGAGGCCCGCGCCGGTCTGGCCGAGGGCGGCATCCCGATCGGGGCCGCCCTCTTCGGCGCGGACGGCACCCTGCTCGGCCGCGGCCACAACCGCCGCGTCCAGGACGGTGACGCCTCCACCCACGGCGAGACCGCCGCCTTCCGCAACGCCGGCCGCCAGTCCAGCTACCGGGGCACCACCATGGTCACCACGCTGTCCCCGTGCTGGTACTGCTCGGGCCTGATCCGCCAGTTCGGCATCAGCAACCTGGTGGTCGGCGAGTCCCGCACCTTCACCGGTCAGCACGAGTGGCTGGCGGAGCACGGGGTGCGGGTGACGCTGCTGGACGATCCGGAGTGCGTGGCGCTGATGACGGAGTTCATCGCGGCGAACCCGGAGCTGTGGCACGAGGACATCGGGGTGGACTAG
- a CDS encoding oxygenase MpaB family protein — protein MTTVSLDHTAALTNSAFRTTAARRGHSARTPSAERLAHLRHRATTVDALGDGLVAMMHRLKGEGRELFTRACQDGIDSIENPPEELVAFFRAVERTPAWVDQQRLRRGAEAVSRGGKLAAFTLCDVYLVVGFHSLRVCKTLTSTGQTGKATSRRVLNTASWWLDVSTPGSLVRGGAGYAAALRVRLVHAHIRDVLLRRGDWDLAAWDQPLNDAQANQLTLMFSLGVMEATQVLGIRYTAQERADILHLWRYVGWLVGIEEDMLPADEAEAWQHLWEQAATELIPDEDSRTLAADLRAAYQRPRPDQSALRARWAERVHTAISRIVIGPASADSLGMPDDPVARALVRVAGAVNTLAELTYRRIPAFRTAQAVHGHAARKAYVEVLRAAHGDGKP, from the coding sequence ATGACGACGGTCAGTCTGGACCACACCGCCGCGTTGACCAACAGCGCGTTCCGGACCACCGCCGCCCGTCGCGGACACTCCGCGCGCACCCCGAGTGCGGAGCGGCTGGCCCACCTGCGACACCGAGCCACCACCGTCGACGCCCTCGGCGACGGCCTGGTCGCGATGATGCACCGGCTCAAAGGCGAGGGCCGCGAGCTGTTCACCCGGGCCTGCCAGGACGGCATCGACTCGATCGAGAACCCGCCGGAGGAGCTGGTCGCGTTCTTCCGCGCGGTGGAGCGCACCCCCGCCTGGGTGGACCAGCAGCGGCTGCGCCGCGGCGCGGAGGCGGTCAGCCGCGGCGGCAAGCTGGCCGCGTTCACCCTCTGCGATGTCTACCTGGTGGTCGGCTTCCACTCCTTACGGGTGTGCAAGACGCTGACCTCCACCGGCCAGACCGGCAAGGCCACCAGCCGCCGGGTGCTCAACACCGCCAGCTGGTGGCTGGACGTGAGCACCCCGGGCAGCCTGGTCCGCGGCGGCGCCGGCTACGCGGCCGCGCTGCGGGTCCGCCTGGTGCACGCGCACATCCGCGACGTGCTGCTGCGCCGCGGCGACTGGGACCTGGCCGCCTGGGACCAGCCGCTCAACGACGCCCAGGCCAACCAGCTCACCCTGATGTTCTCCCTGGGCGTCATGGAGGCCACCCAGGTCCTCGGCATCCGTTACACCGCACAGGAACGCGCCGACATCCTGCACCTGTGGCGCTACGTCGGCTGGCTGGTCGGCATCGAGGAGGACATGCTCCCCGCCGACGAAGCCGAAGCCTGGCAACACCTCTGGGAACAGGCCGCCACCGAGCTGATCCCGGACGAGGACTCCCGCACCCTGGCCGCCGACCTGCGCGCGGCCTACCAGCGCCCCCGCCCCGACCAGAGCGCCCTGCGCGCCCGCTGGGCCGAACGCGTGCACACCGCGATCAGCCGGATCGTGATCGGCCCGGCCAGCGCCGACTCCCTCGGCATGCCCGACGACCCGGTCGCCCGCGCACTGGTCCGGGTGGCGGGTGCGGTGAACACCCTGGCCGAGCTGACCTACCGGCGCATCCCGGCCTTCCGCACCGCGCAGGCCGTGCACGGCCACGCCGCCCGCAAGGCCTACGTCGAGGTGCTCCGCGCCGCCCACGGCGACGGCAAGCCGTGA
- a CDS encoding response regulator transcription factor — translation MIRVLLAEDQGMMRGALALLLGLEEDIEVVAEAATGDEVLPKALETRPDIAVLDIEMPGRSGLEAAADLREQLPSCRVLIVTTFGRPGYLRRAMEAGASGFLVKDGPVEQLAVAIRRILAGEQVIDPGLAAAALRSGPNPLTERERELLAAAADGATVADLAAQLFLSESTVRNYLSSAIQKTGTRNRIEAVRAAADRGWL, via the coding sequence GTGATCAGGGTGCTGCTGGCCGAGGACCAGGGCATGATGCGCGGCGCGCTGGCCCTGCTGCTCGGCCTTGAGGAGGACATCGAGGTGGTGGCCGAGGCCGCCACCGGCGACGAGGTACTGCCCAAGGCGCTGGAGACCCGCCCGGACATCGCCGTGCTGGACATCGAGATGCCCGGCCGCAGCGGTCTGGAGGCCGCCGCTGACCTGCGCGAACAGCTACCGTCCTGCCGGGTCTTGATCGTCACCACCTTCGGCCGCCCCGGCTACCTGCGCCGGGCCATGGAGGCCGGGGCCAGCGGGTTCCTGGTCAAGGACGGCCCGGTGGAGCAGCTGGCCGTCGCGATCCGCCGGATCCTGGCCGGTGAGCAGGTCATCGACCCCGGACTGGCCGCCGCGGCGCTGCGCTCGGGGCCGAACCCGCTCACCGAGCGGGAACGCGAGCTGCTGGCCGCCGCCGCGGACGGGGCCACCGTGGCCGACCTGGCCGCCCAGCTGTTCCTCTCGGAGAGCACGGTGCGCAACTACCTGTCCTCGGCGATCCAGAAGACCGGCACCCGCAACCGGATCGAGGCGGTGCGCGCCGCGGCCGACCGCGGCTGGCTGTGA
- a CDS encoding sensor histidine kinase, translating into MRTRPVTDPIHGQLPPVVMLPWLASLLLPALRADTLGATALGVFALAYAAAVWLLLERRGPRWPSIALAVLLTAIALVFATKLGEFWYLPMPFVFAVWSLITVEYGAPLVNVAGVVVVHLLGAWVGSDAAQIVIGAFLTFLAGMLTFVVLRLGGAVRELEAAREELAHTAVTRERLRFARDLHDLLGHTLSLVVVKAEAVRRLIPRDPAAAGEQAADIETVGRRALLEVRQAVTGYRAPSLAEELAGARAALTAAGVAAELPEPRDLPGEAGALLGWVVREGVTNVLRHARARRCVIELRQLEERVELSVTDDGDGWAGGPGSGPHEPGDAVAEGNGLRGLAERVRAAGGELLAQGNAAGFTLRVSLPTGEAS; encoded by the coding sequence ATGCGCACGAGGCCGGTGACCGACCCGATCCACGGTCAGCTGCCACCGGTGGTGATGCTGCCCTGGCTGGCCTCCCTGCTGCTGCCTGCGCTGCGCGCCGACACCCTGGGCGCCACCGCGCTCGGGGTGTTCGCGCTGGCCTACGCGGCCGCGGTGTGGCTGCTGCTGGAACGGCGCGGCCCGCGCTGGCCGTCCATCGCGCTGGCCGTGCTGCTCACCGCGATCGCCTTGGTGTTCGCGACGAAGCTCGGCGAGTTCTGGTACCTGCCGATGCCGTTCGTGTTCGCGGTCTGGTCGCTGATCACCGTCGAGTACGGCGCGCCGCTGGTGAACGTGGCCGGTGTGGTGGTGGTGCACCTGCTCGGCGCGTGGGTGGGCAGCGACGCCGCGCAGATCGTGATCGGCGCCTTCCTCACCTTCCTGGCCGGCATGCTGACCTTCGTAGTGCTGCGGCTGGGCGGCGCGGTCCGCGAGCTGGAGGCGGCCAGGGAGGAGCTGGCGCACACCGCGGTCACCAGGGAACGGCTGCGCTTCGCCAGGGACCTGCACGACCTGCTCGGCCACACGCTCTCCCTGGTGGTGGTCAAGGCGGAGGCGGTGCGGCGGCTGATCCCGCGCGACCCGGCCGCGGCGGGGGAGCAGGCCGCCGACATCGAGACGGTGGGGCGGCGGGCGCTCTTGGAGGTGCGGCAGGCGGTCACCGGCTACCGCGCGCCAAGCCTGGCCGAGGAGCTGGCCGGGGCGCGGGCGGCGCTCACCGCGGCCGGGGTGGCCGCGGAGCTGCCCGAGCCGCGGGACCTGCCGGGGGAGGCGGGCGCGCTGCTGGGCTGGGTGGTGCGGGAAGGTGTCACCAACGTGCTCCGGCACGCGCGGGCCCGGCGGTGCGTGATCGAGCTGCGGCAACTGGAGGAACGGGTGGAGCTGAGCGTCACCGACGACGGGGACGGCTGGGCGGGCGGCCCAGGCAGCGGTCCGCACGAGCCGGGTGACGCGGTCGCCGAGGGCAACGGGCTGCGCGGACTGGCCGAACGGGTGCGCGCCGCCGGTGGCGAGCTCCTCGCCCAGGGCAACGCCGCGGGTTTCACGCTGCGGGTGAGCCTGCCGACCGGGGAGGCGTCGTGA
- a CDS encoding ABC transporter permease has product MLGYILIECKRLGRDTGFLFMSVLTPLIMYVVFNNLNVAIGQDPTQAALYTMISMSAFGAISGVLNSSIGVAEDRAMGWLRQLRLTPLSPLRIVLGRVLISMLLALPPVLSVCLAGVLVNDVQLSAGRWLAVVGLLWLGTAPFAAAGIAIGYLLSVRVAQLAGIFVYIGLSLLGGLWMPLAAFPDWLAELARYTPTNRYADLSWRVVFEQGPSAAGIGILIGWLALAAGFAVYAYQRGGRQA; this is encoded by the coding sequence ATGCTGGGCTACATCCTCATCGAGTGCAAGCGCCTGGGCCGGGACACCGGGTTCCTGTTCATGAGCGTGCTCACTCCGCTGATCATGTACGTGGTGTTCAACAACCTCAACGTGGCCATCGGCCAGGACCCCACGCAGGCCGCGCTCTACACCATGATCAGCATGTCCGCCTTCGGCGCGATCAGCGGCGTGCTCAACAGCAGCATCGGCGTGGCCGAGGACCGGGCCATGGGCTGGCTGCGGCAGCTGCGGCTGACCCCGTTGTCCCCGTTGCGGATCGTGCTGGGCAGGGTGCTGATCTCAATGCTGCTGGCGCTGCCGCCGGTGCTCTCGGTCTGCCTGGCCGGGGTGCTGGTCAACGACGTGCAGCTGTCCGCTGGCCGCTGGCTGGCCGTGGTGGGCCTGCTGTGGCTGGGCACCGCGCCCTTCGCCGCGGCCGGTATCGCCATCGGCTACCTGCTCTCGGTCCGGGTGGCCCAGCTGGCCGGCATCTTCGTCTACATCGGACTGTCGCTGCTGGGCGGACTGTGGATGCCGCTGGCCGCCTTCCCGGACTGGCTGGCCGAGCTGGCCCGCTACACCCCGACCAACCGCTACGCCGACCTGTCCTGGCGGGTGGTCTTCGAGCAGGGGCCCTCGGCGGCCGGGATCGGCATCCTGATCGGGTGGCTGGCACTGGCCGCGGGCTTCGCGGTCTACGCATACCAGCGTGGGGGACGGCAGGCATGA
- a CDS encoding ABC transporter ATP-binding protein → MNEAVQLTAVTKAYGPVRAVNGVDLSVPTGQTVALLGPNGAGKSTTINLMLGLLAPDSGQVRLFGGTPESAIRAGRVGVLPQDAKLIPRVTVGELVDFVRRAYPSPLPLAEVLGLAGLTDLATRKADALSGGQARRVQFALAMAGDPELVVLDEPTTALDVEHRREFWSYLRAFAARGRTVLFSSHYLEEVQENADRVVVISAGRTLADATPDELRRQVGGTTVSLDPRGLNPAQLHRLPGVLSVAMRGGRAHLSCADSDATVRGLAEIGAIHELEVTGAGLEEAFMALTAQDRTAV, encoded by the coding sequence ATGAACGAGGCAGTCCAGCTGACCGCGGTGACCAAGGCCTACGGGCCGGTCCGGGCGGTCAACGGCGTCGACCTGAGCGTGCCCACCGGGCAGACCGTGGCACTGCTCGGTCCCAACGGCGCCGGGAAGTCGACCACGATCAACTTGATGCTCGGTCTGCTGGCCCCGGACTCCGGGCAGGTCAGGCTGTTCGGCGGCACCCCGGAGTCGGCGATCAGGGCCGGCCGGGTCGGCGTGCTGCCTCAGGACGCCAAGCTCATCCCGCGGGTCACCGTGGGCGAGCTTGTCGACTTCGTCCGGCGCGCCTATCCCTCTCCACTGCCGCTGGCCGAAGTGCTGGGACTCGCCGGGCTCACCGACCTGGCCACGCGCAAGGCCGACGCCCTGTCCGGGGGGCAGGCGCGTCGGGTGCAGTTCGCGCTGGCCATGGCCGGTGACCCGGAGCTGGTGGTGCTCGACGAACCCACCACCGCGCTTGACGTCGAGCACCGCCGCGAGTTCTGGTCCTACCTGCGGGCCTTCGCCGCCCGCGGCCGGACCGTGCTGTTCTCCAGCCACTACCTGGAGGAGGTGCAGGAGAACGCGGACCGGGTGGTGGTGATCTCGGCGGGCCGCACGCTGGCCGATGCCACCCCGGACGAGCTGCGCCGCCAGGTCGGCGGGACCACGGTGTCCCTGGACCCGCGCGGGCTCAACCCGGCGCAGCTGCACCGGCTGCCCGGGGTGCTCTCGGTGGCCATGCGCGGCGGCCGCGCCCATCTGAGCTGCGCCGACTCCGACGCCACCGTGCGGGGGCTGGCCGAGATCGGCGCGATCCACGAACTGGAAGTGACCGGAGCCGGACTGGAGGAGGCTTTCATGGCCCTCACCGCGCAAGATCGGACGGCCGTCTGA